Proteins co-encoded in one Gossypium arboreum isolate Shixiya-1 chromosome 11, ASM2569848v2, whole genome shotgun sequence genomic window:
- the LOC108473321 gene encoding protein ESSENTIAL FOR POTEXVIRUS ACCUMULATION 1-like, translating into MADGKLDLPDDLLPSKIGSDHFAKDEAWDRNLEEKGLTGLLDDNKDQPTSESSIPLSPQWLYSKVAEAKTLTVGVSGDTKAPNLLPHGTPGDPNLKDSWRLDSSQDKKEWRRTAPDLEGSRHWREEERETSLLGRRDRRKEDRRTDISSTMDVPENRTLLPSERRQDVSNRSSGHESRRDNKWSSRWGLEDKEKDSRNEKRTDAKKEDAPSDKHAIAGGGRTASERENDSRDKWRPRHRLEVHAGGSASYRSAPGFGLERGRVERSNVGFAAGRGRPNSNGSLQIGRPQSASVIGALPVDKNMTLNAYSYPRGKLLDMYRKQRTAPNFDNLPDEMDHLSTVTQKEIVVPLAFVPPDAEEEAVLGDIWKGKTISSEVVYNSFMDASEGKECFSVNMKDSVEPGEKAAVNNNFEGSHAETFYVSDSQMIMSKEMNSSKECVQRCMPPSDVDVTNALGSDREMGGSTNYMDELKSFDNRQVADLKIQKGSNVKNNGSSMKFGGGELPEDSSSLFGFPSLQPTLGCNSINVEGNIPAHSLESAMPPEDMSLCYLDPQGVIQGPYLGIDIISWFEQGYFGTDLPVRLANAPDGSPFQELGEVMPHLRRNPGSASSVSADTRMRVPDRFEGSLEETISSSAPAPAQGSAIGHEQQQSLSPFEASGTNFHLRGPSQSYHSEHQFYEDPNIHNFAVAQADEIFFPGRPGSAGADHLKVSAEMQDPLRHPASHLSIANEFSKTNAPHRGDELLPEAWSDDHRRNAVFNPNIHLGTTGARPLSHREQEHNGLDLVQHLMSQKLPNEPLQEKNNFFHALPHSTGFGVENIHSFDLMQSKNLNHQQSVHHSAPHMEHVLELQFEQQRQLELQRQQRQLELQRQQQLEHQRQQQLEHQRQQQLEHQRQQQLEHQRQQQLEHQRQQQLEHQRQQQLELQQHQRLLELQRQQQLELQQHQRQLELQRQQELRHHQIELLQQLQQQHLQQQNSQAQQILLDQLLQHQISDPGYGQDVFDAARDIQLDQVQLQRHLLSELQNNSQASRHLDPSLEQIIQAKINQSAVQGQQADFLDFMSQAKYGNMLPLEHQLRLQREQFQVQQLSRSLSQQLGMEEDRQLAGSLSVDEVGQFVRNPGIHPQALSMELNGSDLHQKRLSSFEEQISNIKRNHALREQQQRGTFDPSPTAFARSAHSAAAPGMKVDNVNSLDLAEHLYMHSNNQLGPFSSGNHTFSQQTLGDAYASRPDLVYHSGKNEQLENSWGGKQMQQLNLEADLQRRESEVDSSTWASAGGIHEKSKKALMDLLHQKLGIQSTRSSEGDYQYSTSSSRGRESFWPVSEPQASHFPFTHFSNQEVHVNNSYLEGPQNSNSGALLQDHLFGVAASGGVNQVANCERMPHKSNPGSFAEDQSLLLGAEDLSSSSYADASLVSKSAVDKELGELEGKEKKNGLKSMLSRTGSVSGSEDNILEQVEMPLDCADLQSRTHIRHDSLSTGGNGRLYSNEIGLEKSVEDPPNDRLLSGVPKGVDKVAQISSSQDVFSDQNTVPFVKQKSLTSQAKRTVETEASGKIDVSMRRTSSYNEAALSEASFMEILKKPALHGAEVPVYGSAFEPPSSDGASQAGRSGKKKGKKGRQIDPALLGFKVTSNRILMGEIQRLDD; encoded by the exons ATGGCTGACGGAAAACTCGATCTACCCGATGATCTCTTACCCTCAAAAATCGGCTCTGACCACTTCGCTAAAG ATGAAGCTTGGGATAGGAACTTGGAGGAGAAAGGACTGACTGGGCTACTTGATGACAACAAAG ATCAACCAACTTCGGAGAGCAGCATACCTCTGTCCCCACAGTGGCTCTACTCTAAAGTAGCTGAAGCAAAGACATTAACTGTTGGAGTATCTGGG GATACAAAAGCTCCGAATTTGTTGCCTCATGGAACCCCTGGTGACCCAAATCTGAAAGATAGTTGGCGTTTAGATAGTTCTCAGGACAAGAAAGAATGGAGGAGGACTGCACCTGATCTTGAAGGCAGCCGACATTGGCGTGAAGAGGAGAGGGAAACAAGCTTACTTGGTCGAAGAGATCGCAGAAAAGAAGATCGTCGCACTGATATTTCTTCAACAATGGATGTTCCTGAAAATAGGACTTTGTTGCCTTCAGAACGACGTCAAGATGTTAGTAATCGTAGTTCAGGGCATGAATCTCGAAGGGACAACAAGTGGTCTTCGAGATGGGGTCTTGAAGACAAAGAAAAGGATTCTCGAAATGAGAAGAGGACAGATGCTAAGAAGGAAGATGCCCCTTCTGACAAACATGCAATTGCTGGTGGGGGACGCACAGCTTCTGAGCGCGAGAACGATTCTCGTGATAAATGGAGGCCACGTCATCGGTTGGAAGTTCATGCAGGTGGGTCTGCTTCTTACCGCAGTGCTCCAGGATTTGGTTTGGAGAGGGGACGAGTGGAGAGATCAAATGTGGGTTTTGCAGCAGGACGAGGAAGGCCAAATTCCAATGGGAGCCTACAAATTGGGAGGCCACAATCTGCTTCTGTTATTGGAGCTCTTCCTGTGGATAAAAACATGACCCTTAATGCATATTCCTACCCAAGAGGAAAACTCCTTGACATGTACCGCAAACAAAGGACTGCTCCAAATTTTGACAACCTACCTGATGAGATGGATCATTTATCCACAGTAACACAAAAAGAAATTGTTGTGCCTTTGGCATTTGTTCCGCCTGATGCAGAGGAAGAG GCTGTCCTTGGAGATATATGGAAAGGAAAAACAATAAGCAGTGAAGTGGTCTACAACTCATTTATGGATGCAA GTGAAGGAAAAGAGTGTTTCTCAGTTAACATGAAGGATAGTGTTGAACCTGGTGAGAAGGCTGCTGTAAACAATAATTTTGAGGGGAGTCATGCTGAGACATTTTATGTGTCAGATTCACAGATGATTATGAGCAAGG AAATGAATAGTTCAAAAGAATGTGTACAGAGATGCATGCCACCATCTGATGTAGATGTAACCAATGCTTTGGGGTCAGATAGGGAGATGGGTGGTTCGACAAATTACATGGATGAATTAAAATCTTTTGATAATCGGCAAGTAGCTGATTTGAAAATACAAAAGGGCTCTAATGTGAAAAACAATGGATCATCCATGAAATTTGGAGGGGGTGAGCTTCCTGAAGACTCAAGTTCTCTGTTTGGTTTTCCGTCACTACAGCCTACTCTAGGCTGTAACTCGATAAATGTTGAGGGCAATATTCCTGCACATTCACTGGAAAGTGCTATGCCTCCCGAGGATATGAGCCTGTGCTATCTTGATCCTCAAGGGGTAATTCAGGGACCGTATTTGGGGATCGACATAATTTCATGGTTTGAGCAAGGTTATTTTGGTACAGATTTACCTGTTCGATTGGCAAATGCTCCTGATGGGTCACCTTTCCAAGAACTTGGTGAAGTCATGCCTCACCTAAGAAGGAATCCTGGTTCAGCCTCCAGTGTTAGTGCAGATACCAGAATGCGAGTACCTGATCGTTTTGAAGGGAGCTTGGAAGAGACCATATCTTCTTCTGCTCCTGCTCCTGCTCAGGGATCTGCCATTGGACATGAGCAGCAGCAATCTTTGTCACCTTTTGAGGCATCTGGTACTAACTTTCATTTAAGAGGGCCTTCTCAAAGTTATCATTCTGAGCACCAATTTTATGAAGATCCAAACATCCATAATTTTGCTGTTGCACAAGCTGATG AAATCTTTTTTCCAGGAAGGCCTGGAAGTGCTGGTGCTGACCATTTGAAAGTTTCTGCTGAGATGCAAGATCCTTTGCGTCATCCTGCAAGTCATTTATCCATTGCAAATGAATTTTCAAAGACCAATGCACCTCATCGGGGTGATGAGTTGCTCCCAGAGGCTTGGTCTGATGATCATAGAAGAAATGCTGTGTTTAATCCTAACATTCATCTAGGCACTACTGGTGCTAGGCCATTATCTCACAGGGAGCAAGAACACAATGGTTTGGACCTGGTACAGCACTTAATGTCACAAAAGTTGCCCAATGAACCTCTGCAAGagaaaaataatttctttcaTGCCCTCCCACATTCGACCGGATTTGGTGTGGAGAACATCCATAGTTTTGATCTGATGCAGAGCAAGAATCTCAACCATCAGCAGTCAGTCCATCATTCAGCTCCGCATATGGAACATGTTTTGGAACTTCAATTTGAACAGCAGCGGCAGTTGGAACTACAACGCCAGCAGCGTCAGTTGGAGCTTCAGAGGCAGCAGCAGTTGGAGCATCAGCGGCAGCAGCAGTTGGAGCATCAGCGGCAGCAGCAGTTGGAGCATCAGCGGCAGCAGCAATTGGAGCATCAGCGGCAGCAGCAATTGGAGCATCAGCGGCAGCAGCAATTGGAGCATCAGCGGCAGCAGCAGTTGGAGCTTCAGCAGCATCAACGTCTGTTGGAGCTTCAGCGGCAGCAGCAGTTGGAACTTCAGCAGCATCAAAGACAGTTGGAACTTCAGCGGCAGCAGGAGCTTCGTCACCACCAAATTGAACTGTTGCAGCAGTTGCAACAACAACATCTACAGCAGCAGAATTCTCAAGCTCAACAGATTCTTCTTGATCAATTGCTCCAGCATCAGATTTCTGATCCTGGCTATGGTCAGGATGTATTTGATGCTGCTAGAGACATCCAACTTGATCAGGTTCAGTTACAAAGGCATCTTCTAAGTGAATTGCAGAATAATTCTCAAGCATCAAGGCACCTGGATCCATCACTGGAGCAGATCATCCAAGCAAAGATTAACCAGAGTGCAGTCCAAGGGCAACAGGCTGATTTTTTGGATTTCATGTCCCAAGCAAAGTATGGCAATATGCTTCCTTTGGAGCATCAGCTCCGTCTTCAAAGAGAGCAGTTTCAAGTGCAGCAGTTATCTAGGTCGCTGAGCCAACAATTAGGAATGGAGGAGGATAGACAACTTGCTGGTTCTTTGTCTGTAGATGAAGTTGGTCAGTTTGTTAGGAATCCTGGCATTCATCCCCAGGCTCTATCAATGGAGTTGAATGGTTCAGATCTTCACCAGAAGAGGCTTTCATCTTTTGAAGAGCAAATCAGCAATATTAAAAGGAATCATGCTTTGCGGGAGCAACAGCAGCGAGGGACTTTTGACCCCAGCCCTACAGCATTTGCCAGGTCTGCTCATTCTGCTGCTGCTCCTGGGATGAAAGTAGACAATGTAAATTCTCTAGATCTTGCTGAACATCTCTATATGCACTCTAACAACCAACTGGGTCCATTTTCTTCTGGTAACCACACTTTTAGCCAACAAACTTTGGGTGATGCATATGCATCTCGTCCAGATTTAGTCTACCACTCTGGGAAAAATGAGCAGCTAGAAAATAGTTGGGGTGGAAAACAGATGCAACAATTAAATCTTGAAGCAGATTTGCAAAGAAGGGAGTCTGAAGTTGATTCAAGCACTTGGGCATCAGCTGGAGGGATTCATGAAAAGTCTAAAAAAGCTTTAATGGACCTTCTTCACCAAAAACTTGGTATTCAATCGACAAGGTCATCAGAAGGAGATTATCAGTATTCTACTTCATCTTCCAGAGGCAGGGAAAGCTTTTGGCCTGTTTCTGAGCCACAAGCTTCCCATTTTCCTTTTACTCATTTCTCGAATCAGGAAGTTCATGTAAACAACTCATATCTGGAAGGCCCTCAAAATTCCAATTCAGGTGCCTTATTGCAAGATCATTTGTTTGGAGTTGCTGCCAGTGGTGGTGTCAACCAGGTGGCTAACTGTGAACGAATGCCTCATAAATCCAATCCGGGTTCTTTTGCTGAAGATCAGTCATTGTTGTTGGGCGCTGAAGATCTGTCTTCTAGTAGTTATGCAGATGCTAGCTTAGTGTCAAAATCTGCTGTGGATAAGGAATTGGGCGAACTGGAGGGGAAGGAGAAGAAAAATGGATTGAAAAGCATGCTTTCAAGGACTGGTTCTGTGTCGGGGTCTGAGGACAATATTTTAGAGCAAGTAGAGATGCCTTTGGACTGTGCTGACCTACAAAGTAGAACCCATATCCGTCACGATTCACTTAGTACCG GTGGGAATGGCAGGTTGTACAGTAATGAAATTGGATTAGAGAAATCTGTAGAAGACCCTCCTAATGATAG GTTACTGTCTGGAGTGCCAAAAGGGGTTGATAAAGTTGCACAGATTTCATCATCGCAGGATGTATTTTCCGATCAAAACACAGTGCCATTTGTGAAGCAGAAAAGCCTTACAAGTCAGGCAAAGAGGACAGTAGAAACGGAGGCATCGGGCAAGATAGATGTGAGTATGAGGAGGACCTCATCTTATAATGAGGCTGCACTGTCTGAAGCATCATTCATGGAGATTCTTAAGAAGCCGGCTCTTCATGGGGCAGAGGTCCCCGTGTATGGCTCTGCTTTTGAGCCACCATCATCTGATGGTGCTTCACAAGCTGGACGAAGTGGcaagaaaaaagggaaaaagggaaGACAAATTGATCCTGCCTTGCTTGGTTTTAAGGTTACAAGCAACCGTATTTTGATGGGTGAGATCCAGCGTCTTGACGATTAA